The following are encoded in a window of Nitrospinota bacterium genomic DNA:
- a CDS encoding PD-(D/E)XK nuclease family protein, which yields MADTLHIYPTRIKAEAEMTRLLALEKAGVLLGTPVMSFQEFESSLEHLLCPGGAADAIARELLLHEAVTADPAFRKRPHLALLTGTEGFIRSLGDLVQQLKLGLVTPDGLDAITGYAPGKEEWIGTVFRRYQRLLDRHGLRDTADVTRMLLQSLAAADALPRPFHALEALHIHDVFHFAPSRFEMLRLIQRLVPVVIHFPLPDDRRKVFDFVERDIQKFQGLEDDAGRIELSFGEPSGENGGPLARFAAALFGEGKPAPIDGLERHAAVIRHAGRYREIEEIAEAILKAKGEGEWSDFCLVFRDIEKYGGIVEDVFRRARIPIYLRRGVPLTDNPHIKTVMAVFTAIETDFARDEVSRLAGSDYFAFLPAGVAAHAADRLLIDAGITGGPSAMGKEKLRHPRHTGMKKTAARFITLVEALEKLARAGRAAQCIEQFEAALELLDPAPLRPDQPFAMRDYHARARLEETLKLLSGAVDHLAMRDAAFTWRDLRRVIAESLGNAAVPTRSSRNDVYVLNVNELPGLTFPHVFICGLHDGEFPRRVLRGAVLGEGEKLAFNRRHAETALEKSPRLRRGRAVFSRLGESWEEESFLFYLGMRAATQSVTFCHSAADLDGAELARSPFLDEITAAFPQLQKPDTPAVALEKDFSAQLDAEAQQAKLLSELFTRGPESAGALKDYYLRFAGDRRFALSCGKSGIELERLAFYGEFDETKRATASNRHTGRLDAAFAPLRRHFDEGVRRTFAPTTLERYAKCPFRYFAEKVLELDPLKLPEPGLERTEAGTLVHLILEKYHGGARAAIPAAAHLDPLGARERRMRIAEDAAFAEYEGKGVKAEPAIWEITREQVRQAMRGYLRREAEIFGEDPYSVLAVEYTFGGDGIPPVTMEGSAPLRLKGSVDRIDYLHNRRMLRIIDYKYSAKITEYKKMLAPENFFERSFQVPIYLYAVMKEFAPSLTPPPAGGFAAYLTLRKDQEMTKHAASVFDACGGETPAALDAAPEFGAKLRALVSRVENGEFSVTPANAQECRSCDFRRLCRYRPVKGAETEDDGNDS from the coding sequence ATGGCGGATACCCTGCACATCTATCCCACCCGGATAAAGGCGGAAGCCGAAATGACGCGGCTGCTTGCCCTGGAAAAAGCGGGTGTGCTGCTGGGAACGCCGGTGATGAGCTTTCAGGAATTCGAAAGCTCCCTTGAACATCTTCTCTGCCCCGGCGGGGCGGCGGACGCCATCGCCCGCGAGCTGCTGTTGCACGAGGCGGTGACGGCCGACCCCGCCTTCCGCAAACGGCCCCACCTCGCGCTGCTGACCGGCACCGAGGGATTCATCCGTTCGCTGGGGGATCTGGTGCAGCAGCTCAAGCTGGGTTTGGTGACACCGGACGGGCTGGATGCCATCACCGGCTACGCGCCGGGGAAAGAAGAGTGGATAGGCACCGTCTTCCGCCGCTACCAGCGTCTGCTGGACCGCCACGGCCTGCGCGACACCGCCGACGTGACACGGATGCTGCTGCAATCGCTGGCCGCCGCGGATGCGCTCCCCCGCCCGTTCCACGCGCTGGAGGCGCTGCACATACACGATGTTTTCCACTTCGCCCCTTCGCGCTTCGAGATGCTGCGGCTCATCCAGCGGCTGGTGCCGGTGGTGATCCACTTTCCGCTTCCCGACGACCGCCGCAAGGTATTCGATTTCGTGGAGCGCGACATCCAAAAATTCCAGGGCCTCGAAGACGACGCGGGGCGGATAGAGCTTTCCTTCGGCGAACCCTCCGGCGAAAACGGCGGGCCGCTGGCGCGCTTCGCCGCCGCGCTGTTTGGCGAAGGGAAGCCCGCGCCGATAGACGGCCTCGAACGCCACGCCGCCGTCATCCGCCACGCCGGGCGCTACCGCGAGATCGAAGAAATCGCCGAGGCCATCCTCAAGGCCAAGGGGGAAGGGGAATGGTCGGATTTTTGCCTCGTCTTCCGCGACATCGAGAAATACGGCGGCATTGTGGAAGACGTGTTCCGCCGCGCCCGGATTCCCATCTACCTCCGGCGCGGGGTGCCGCTGACGGACAACCCGCACATAAAAACGGTGATGGCCGTCTTCACCGCCATCGAAACGGATTTCGCGCGCGACGAGGTGAGCCGCCTCGCCGGATCGGATTACTTCGCGTTTCTCCCCGCCGGGGTGGCGGCACATGCCGCCGACCGGCTGCTGATCGACGCGGGCATCACCGGCGGGCCGTCCGCCATGGGGAAGGAAAAGCTGCGGCACCCCCGGCACACGGGGATGAAAAAAACCGCCGCGCGGTTCATAACGCTGGTGGAAGCGCTGGAAAAGCTGGCCCGCGCCGGCCGCGCCGCGCAGTGCATCGAACAGTTCGAAGCGGCGCTGGAACTGCTGGATCCCGCCCCGCTCCGGCCCGATCAGCCCTTCGCCATGCGCGATTATCACGCCCGCGCCCGCCTCGAGGAAACGCTGAAGCTGTTGAGCGGCGCGGTGGACCATCTCGCGATGCGCGACGCCGCGTTCACTTGGCGCGACCTGCGCCGCGTCATCGCCGAATCGCTGGGGAACGCCGCCGTGCCAACCCGTTCCAGCCGTAACGATGTTTACGTGCTCAACGTCAACGAGTTGCCGGGGCTGACGTTTCCGCACGTCTTTATCTGCGGTTTGCACGATGGCGAATTTCCCCGCCGCGTGCTGCGCGGCGCGGTGCTGGGCGAAGGGGAAAAACTGGCCTTCAACCGCCGCCACGCCGAAACGGCGCTGGAAAAATCGCCGCGCCTGCGCCGGGGTCGCGCCGTGTTCTCCCGGCTGGGGGAATCGTGGGAAGAGGAGTCGTTCCTCTTTTACCTCGGCATGCGCGCCGCCACGCAAAGCGTCACCTTCTGCCACAGCGCGGCGGACCTGGATGGCGCGGAACTGGCGCGCAGCCCCTTTCTGGACGAGATCACCGCGGCCTTTCCGCAACTGCAAAAGCCGGACACCCCCGCCGTGGCGCTGGAAAAAGATTTCTCCGCGCAGTTGGATGCCGAGGCGCAACAGGCCAAACTGCTGAGCGAGCTGTTCACGCGGGGGCCGGAATCGGCCGGCGCGCTGAAGGATTACTACCTCCGCTTCGCGGGTGACCGGCGGTTCGCCCTCTCCTGCGGGAAGAGCGGGATCGAGCTGGAACGTCTCGCGTTCTACGGCGAATTTGACGAAACCAAGCGGGCCACCGCCAGCAACCGCCACACCGGCAGGCTGGACGCCGCCTTCGCGCCGCTGCGCCGCCACTTCGACGAAGGGGTGCGCCGCACGTTCGCGCCCACCACGCTGGAACGCTACGCCAAATGCCCCTTCCGCTATTTCGCCGAGAAGGTGCTGGAACTGGATCCGCTGAAACTTCCCGAACCGGGATTGGAACGGACCGAGGCCGGCACCCTTGTCCACCTGATCCTGGAAAAATACCACGGCGGGGCGCGCGCCGCCATTCCCGCCGCCGCCCACCTCGATCCGCTGGGGGCGCGGGAGCGGCGGATGCGGATCGCGGAGGATGCGGCATTCGCGGAATACGAAGGGAAAGGGGTCAAGGCGGAACCGGCCATTTGGGAGATCACCCGCGAACAGGTGCGGCAGGCAATGCGCGGCTATCTCAGGCGTGAAGCGGAAATATTCGGCGAAGACCCTTATAGCGTGCTGGCGGTTGAATACACGTTTGGCGGAGACGGCATTCCGCCGGTGACGATGGAAGGAAGCGCGCCGTTGCGGCTGAAAGGTTCCGTCGACCGGATCGATTACCTGCACAACAGGCGGATGTTGCGCATTATCGATTACAAGTACAGCGCAAAGATCACCGAGTACAAGAAAATGCTCGCCCCGGAGAATTTTTTTGAACGGAGTTTTCAGGTGCCGATATACCTGTATGCGGTGATGAAGGAGTTCGCCCCCTCGTTGACGCCGCCCCCGGCGGGCGGTTTCGCCGCCTATCTCACGCTGAGAAAGGATCAGGAGATGACCAAACATGCCGCATCCGTCTTTGACGCTTGCGGCGGGGAAACGCCGGCGGCGCTTGATGCCGCGCCGGAGTTTGGGGCAAAACTGCGCGCGCTGGTGTCGCGCGTGGAAAACGGCGAGTTCAGCGTTACCCCGGCGAATGCCCAGGAGTGCCGTTCCTGCGATTTCAGGCGGCTGTGCCGCTACCGCCCGGTGAAAGGAGCCGAAACGGAAGACGATGGAAACGATTCTTAA